Genomic DNA from Mus musculus strain C57BL/6J chromosome 11, GRCm38.p6 C57BL/6J:
AAGACTATAGGGACTGTGTTGATGAGCAAAATACACTTTGCATCAAGAGATGGCCTATAAGAACCAGGCATGGaatgtggaggtttgaataaaGAATGTTGCCCAAAGGCTCACATGTTTCAGTACCTGGTCCCCAGATAGAGGCGCTGTTTCAAAAGATTGTGGAACCTTCATGAGGAAGAGCCTCACTGGAACAAGTGGGTCACTGGGAAAATGTGGGGGTATGGTTTCAAGCAATGTGTATTTGAATGTTGATTTCTACGCCCAAACATCTGCTATGGTCAGCCATCTACAGTCCCAGTTATATAAAAATTGTCTTGACCATCATTGATTAATTAACAAAGTTCTGATCAGCCAATTGGTTAGACAGAAAAGAATATGACAGGACTTGCAATCCCAGGTCGGGGGTACCAAGGACAGAGGCAGAGTAGAAAAGGACCACTAGGAGAAGGTGTGTAGAGGGACCATTTGGAGAGAACAAGAGGATTTGCCACGAGGTAAGGATGAGAGAACAGATGAGGTCAGACATAGACCAGTAGGAGCCAGGGCACGACCAGATGCAGATAAAGGGCATTTGTCTGAGTATTAGCAGCCTAGTCAGGGTAGACTAGCTCAGAACATGTCCAGATTAGACTTGTAGCCTTTTAttaagaatacaaggaacaataaCTGGCTGGAGCAGAGCATAGAAATTCCAACAATTACTTGGGAGCAAAAGAGTGTAGAAATCCCCAAAGAATTAGTGCTATAGGAATGAGCTTTGGGGTTGTGTAGCTTGGCAACAGTTCCTGCCCTCTGCTTTTCTTCCTAAGTATAGCCTTCGGCACATAATgccatcctttctttttctacctcATTGTCTTCCCTCCCCCATATACTTCTGGGGCCATGAGCCAAAATACACCCTTCTATATACTTCTGGGGCTAGGAGCCAAAATACACCCTTCCTCCCTTAGGCTGCTTTGtccagatattttatcacagcattaggagAAGAAATAACATATATACAATTCTCAATTTGGAGTCTATCATAGTATATTTATATTATCAGCAAATACATTGCGatggaaaattagaaaatttattTTGAGGCATTTGCAAGGAAGAGGAAATCTACTTATGCTGTCCATCATTCCTTTGGgaacaataatttttttctgagtGGTTTCATTTTACTGTAGTGATGTTGTTTATTTTCACAATAGGTTATTGTTTTGGGAGGtataatttacttatttgtgtgtttttgtacCTGTATTCATGAATGTACACATGTTGGGGAAGAGGAGTACAGAaccatgaacacacatataaacacaatcacacacacacacacacacacacacacacacacacacacacacacacacacggaagacaGAAGATGGTCATGTCTCCTCTTCTATCATTCTTCACTTCTTCCTTTGAGGCAGAGACTCTCCCTGAACCTGCAAATAATGTTTGGTCAGCTAAACTGGACTAGCCAGTACCAGTCATCCTCATGTCTCTGCCCAGCTAGGAGCTGGGGTACAGGTGTGAGCAGGATACCAGGCTTGGTATATGGGTGCTGAGATGCCAGTGCTGCTCCTCGTGAGTGCTGTAactctgctgagccacctcaccatcCATGGATTTGTTACTGAATATTTTCTTCTGTAGCATTGCCAAACCCCTTGTACAAACCCTAGGGCTTTCCAGATGGTGGGTTGAGAGACTCCTCAGAACACAATTCACTTTATATTCTGCTTCTTAAGATAAGATCCAAAACTACTTGTCTTTTCACATCTAGACATATCTTCAGCCCAAACCCTTGGTTAGCATTCACTGTAAATGAAGATTCCTGCCATGGGTGCTGTTATAAAGTGTTGTATACTGCACGTGCTAGGAACCTAGGAGCCAGCTGCCTATGAGGCAGACAGAACCCACATTGGCTTCCTCTGGATCCCAACTCCAGTTGTCACTCTGCCCAGGTCCCtgcttctttctcattttccaatTGAGCAAGGGTTACTGAGGTCACCTCAGTGTGCAAGGACATTCATTCCATTCAATCTTACTGCAACTCCCTTCAATTAAATAACTTGATTGCAGCAGGGAGAGATTAAGTGGGCACTTAGAGACAGCTCAATCCATTCTCCATGGGATGCAATGAAGTATCAGTGCATCTGAGTGTACCTGGGACTCTGAGAAGTTTGAGTCTACCTCAGTCATTAAGTGGTTATCAGGGGTAGATGCTGTAATACTGGAACATACCAAAGCCCGGGTTATTCAACTcctaaaatatcatacagttgcTTTTGAGTTATCTATACCTTTCAGATCATTACTTATGAGCAGCTGTGTGTATCTCACATGAACATTAGAACCAGAATTTTCAAATTTCCAATTGTAACTGTTAGtaattcaaacaaacttttgaacaTTAATTCTGAACTCTATTTTAAGTTCTTTTCTGAAGTGGAATGCAGACAGCAGTTCTAATGAAACACATATTCTGTCACAGTGTGTTTAATTGTGGATAGGAGACTAGTTTTCCCAGAAGGTCTGAGACAGAACTCCTGTTAGTCTCAACCTTCATCAGGTAGCCAGATCCTTGGAGACATCCAAAGCATTTGCCAGGGTTAGAAAAATGACAGCTTTTTTATTTCAATTCTACCTTCCACTCAGGATTTAGTGCTGACTGAAGGTCTAATTATATAAGGCGAAAGGAACAGTTTCCAAATTCACAGAACAAGCGTGGTTCCTAAAACTCGGTTGAGATTAGTGGCCATGGGAGTGTAGCCTTTCTATGTCAGATAACTTGGCTCGGGTGAATATATCCCTCAGAACACATcactttcctttcctgtttggtAAAAACAAAGGAGCACAAATATCATAATTTCATTTAAAAGGTCATCAAGGAAGGCATAGTTGTACTATCTCATAACTGTTTCTCAGTGGGGGTGAACTGTCAGGAAGTTAGCCTTTGCAGGTTTGTTTCCCTATAACTTTCTAGAGAGAAGATTTTTCTGCAACAAAGAGGCTGTATAGACCACAGTTGAGTTATTATGAATGGGTTATCCTAGGGTATGGCACAAAGCCCATATCCCTAGAAATCTGGAAGAAAGGGCCATGTTCAAAACTCAGGTGGCTGGAGGCCAGAAGCTTTGTCGCTGGCACATCCCTTAAGCTGTCGAGGAGCCCTGCAGCCAGTGAAGTATTGAAGTGAAGCAGAACTGAGTGAGGATTGTTGAGAAGTCACAACTTGTCCTCCCCTGCTGGTTCAGGTACGTGTGACAGTCATCACCCTGTACTGCACACTGCATCCTTTTCTTCTTGGCTCATGTTCTGATTTAGATTAATTTTAGGCTAGAAGCATTTTTAGGTATTGCTTTAAAAATATGTGCATTGTGAAAGTGACTGCAGCCAGGTTACCCTGAAGAGCGTAACCATCTCACAGTTTTAGAGGTGAGAGCTGAGGCTCAGTGTTCCCGCATGGGAACACAGGCATGTAGTCTAACAAATTCTTCCCTTAAGGAGAAGgataggcagagtcacagggtTCCTTCTTGGGGTATAGATAGGCATCTCTTTTTTGTTTAGACCTCAGTTTTTAAAACTAATGTTATCCTAGAATTATATTCCATTATATTCCACCATATTCCTGATATGCAGCAGATTCTATTGCACttctaaaatacttttaaaatagcaATGTTTTAATTCACTGCATATAGTAAATATTTGTATAATTCGTGGTGCATTTAATTCTATTGTTGACTTGAATGTTTTTTAACTTTCCTGTGAGGTTGCTGTTTCCATATCCGTAGTTGCACCATTTGTCCAGTTCCTGGGTGCCTTGATGAGTTACTGACCATGGTTAAACCATTGAATAGTAGAAGCCTGAGACATCTATCTTCAAATTTATACTAAACATGCAGGCCAGTGACACAGACCTATCTGCCTGGCAAGGCTGTGAGAAAAGGCAGTGCTGTAATGGAGGCATCTCCAATTTGCTGCTCATTTTGTTGATAGCAAACTCTTTGCTGAGTCTGTGATGGTCAGGAAAAATGCTGAATCACCTCATCTCTCTCCGTAAGGTTTGAGGCTGGCTGACAATTCCAATAGACAGTGCTATGTGTGGCTGAACTCATGCTGCTAGCCTTAGCTGTGACCCCCACAGGCAAATAGATCTGGATCACCACCCTAGAGCTATGATGCAGGACATTGCAATGTGCTTAGCATGAAATTTATTGTGGTGTGATCAACTGTTTCTCGATGtgttttttaaatccatttttatTGTAATTTACTCATTATTGACGTAGAGTGTGCTGACTTGTTGTGTGGCAAACTTCAAGTTGTTAATTTATTCTATGTTGAGTTCAAGTCCTGCATGCAGGACTAGGGATTTCGTTCAGCTGGGGAGTGTTCATGTACCCTGCAGCAAACCTTTGTTTGATCACGATTTCATAATGTGGGTGTGacagtgcacacttgtaatcctaacacatgggagacagaggcaggaggataacaaaattgtgattttattttatgattgtggCTACATGGTGTTCCAAAACCAACATGAGCTACACaaaattgtattaaaaaaaataaaccttttaaaagttctttctggccgggcgtggttgtgcatgcctttaatcccagcactcaggaggcagaggcaggctgatttctgagtttgaggccagcctggtctacaaagtgagttccaggacagccagggctacacagagaaaccctgtcctgaaaaacaaaaacaaaaaacaaaacaaaaaaattgaaagtcCTTTCTCTGGTAAAAAAGAGCTGATTGTGACATGAATCCCTTACAAAGAGCTTGGAATATTTGTATTCATGAAGACCTTGATCAGGAAGAGCTTGCAGACCTCAAACTCGAGAAATGACCAGGAGAAATGAAGGGGATAGAGAAGAGATCCCATGACTTAATGCATGCATGCTACATGCACCCTCTGAAACATAAGCCTGACATTAGCATGTGTAACTATTAATTATTTTGcagaaattataatatataaaaataactaaaagaacTGTTTTTCAATAGATGAAAGTGTAAAAGAAGGATAGAAGTGTTCCCTACAGCTAGTCCAGAAATGTATGCTCAAGGACAGTCCTCACCTGGCCACACCCTTTCCAGAGTACATCTGCTCTGATGGTTCAGTCTAAGCCATGGAGACAGGAAACCACAGCTGCGGGACAGACTTCACCTTGGTTGGTCTTTTCCAGTATGGACACATGGACACCTTCCTCTTCACAGTCATCTCCATCCTCTTTGCAGTGGCTCTCATAGGCAACATCACACTGGTCCTCCTCATCAGGCTGGATAGAAGACTCcacacccccatgtacttcttcctcagccAGCTCTCCATCATTGACATGATGTGCATATCTACCACTGTGCCCAAGATGGGAGCTAACTTCATCTCAGACACCAAGGCCATTTCCGTTTTAGGATGTGAGATCCAAGTCTTTATGTTTATGAGTCTTGCTGGGTGTGAAGCTCTCCTGCTGGGCTTCATGTCCTATGACAGGTATATAGCCATCTGCCAACCCTTGCACTACCCTGTGCTCATGAGCAGGAAGATCTGCTGCTCCATGGTCGCCAGTGCCTGGAGCAGCAGCTCCATCAATGCTTTAGCGCATACAGTGTATGTGTTTCAACTTCCTTTCTGTGGGTCTAGGATGGTTAACCACTTTTTCTGTGAGGTTCCATCTCTCCTGCCACTTGTGTGTGAAGACACATCCCAATATGAGCATATGATTGTCATGAGTGTCCTTGTCCTTGTGTTGCTCCCCTTCCTGGCCATCCTAGCTTCCTATGCTCGGGTCTTGGTTGTTGTATTCCAGATGGGTTCAGGGCAGGGACAGAGTAGAGCTGTGTCCACCTGCTCCTCACACCTGACTGTGGCCAGTCTGTTCTATGTCACCGGTCTCTGCACCTACACCCAGCCACACTCCTTGCATTCTCCTGGAAGGGACAAAGTGGTGGCTGTGCTCTACTCAATCGTCACCCCTGTTCTGAACCCATTCATCTATAGTCTGAGGAACAAGGAGGTCATTGGGGCGCTGAGGAGACAAATGGGGTGATGGAAATTTACATGGGACTTTGGGGTGGACTGATCTAAAGTTAGTCTTGGACACTCTCTGGAATGATTTTAGGATTGATATTCTGGTGGAAGCTTATCAGCTTGTCTTGCTGAATGAACAAGAACCGGAATCTTTGCCCACACAGTGTCACACCGAGTTGATGGTTTAATCTGAATGTTGGCTCCTGGGGATACGGAAGGACTTTGTCTTTGTACCTGCCATCTCTGGCTGCCCATCAGCCTAGATTGGCTTTCCACTGATTTTCTTACCATCTGCCCTGGTGCAAGGTACCACGGCTTCTCCAACTGTGGCATTCTATACAGTTGCCTGTTCCACACTTGCCTTCCACTTTCTCTGGAAGCCCCTTCTGCAGTTTATGATTATAGCTATACTTGTGCAGATATTTTACATAAATCTGgaatatttcattgtttttttttgtaggCACAACAATTACATaagcatgtgtgtctgtttttataaTGTGACATATTTTAAGGACAATTCTGAAAGAAATAAGGAGGGAGCCAACTTAATGCTTGCTTTGATACTTGTGTGATTATTACCACAAGAATATGATTTCCAAGCTCTCCTAGGCTGTTTTATGATGTCTTGCTGACTCCCTTTATTAATACTATTTTCCAAAATTCACTATGACTTTGTAATAAACATCATCAATGAATCTGTCTGACTCTTTGCACTGTGTCTCTTTCCACGAACAACTTTGTGGTGAGCTcccatgtttatatttatgttgaTCACCCATGCTAACTTATGATAAGGACATTTGAGAAACAGACCCCAAATTGTTCTTCTTtagaaaacatagaaaatatcTGCATTTTTTCCATGGCTAATGTACAATAAATTCTGAGAGCAATAATGTTATTTCAAGAAAATGTCTGAATATCTTTTAAAGAACAAGATTATATGTGtgaactcatagctctgagtgcctccaaaaagaaactagagagagcacacattagcagcttgacaacacacctaaaagctctagaacaaaaggaagcaaattcacccaagaggggtagatggcaggaaataatcaaactcatgggcgaaatcaaccaagtggaaacaagaagaactattcaaagaatcaaccaaacgaggagctggttctttgagaaaatcatcatgatagataaacccttagccagactcactagagggcacaggaaaagcatcctaattaacaaaatcagaaatgaaaagggagacataacaacagatcctgaagaaatccaaaacactatcagatccttctacaaaagggtatactcaacaaaactggagaacctggatgaaatggacaagtttccagacagataccaggtaccaaaattaaatcaagatcaggtcctatatcccctaaagaaatagaagcagtcattaatagtctcccaaccaaaaaaagcccatgaccagatgggtttagtgcagagttctatcagaccttcaaagaggatctaatcccagttcttcacaaactattccacaaaatagaagcagaaggtactctacccaactcattctatgaagccacaattactctgatacctaaaccacaaaaagacccaacaaagatagagaacttcagaccaatttcccttatgaatatcaatgcaaaaatcctcaataaagttcttgctaaccgaatccaagaacacatcaaaacaatcatccatcctgaccaagtaggtttcatcccagggatgcagggatggttcaatatacagaaatccatcaacgtaatccagtatataaacaaactcaaagacaaaaaccacatgatcatctcgttagatgctgagaaagcatttgacaaaatccaacacccattcatgataaaagtcttggaaagatcaggaattcaagacccatacctaaacatgataaaagcaatctacagcaaaccaagagccaacatcaaagtaaatggtgagaagctggaagcaatcccactaaaatcagggactagacaaggctgtccactctcgccctacctattcaacattgtacttgaagtactagccagagcaattaaacaacaaaaggagatcaaggggatacaaattggaaaggaagaagtcaaaatatcactttttgcagatgatatgacagcatatataagtgaccctaaaaattccaccagagaactcctaagcctgataaacagcttcaatgaagtagctggatataaaattaactcaaacaagtcaatggcctttctgtacacaaaggataaacaggctgagaaagaaattagggaaacaagacccttctcaatagtcacaaataatataaaataccttggcgtgactctaactaaggaagtgaaagatctgtatgataagaacttcaagtctatgaagaaagaaattaaagaagatctcagaagatggaaagatctcccatgctcatggattggcaggatcaacattgtaaaaatggctatctcgccaaaagcaatctacagattcaatgcaatccccatcaaaattccaactcaattcttcaacgaattagaaagggcaattggcagattcatctggaataacaaaaaacctaggatagcaaaaactcttctcaaggataaaagaacctctggtggaatcaccatgccggacctaaagctgtactacagagcaattgtg
This window encodes:
- the Olfr319 gene encoding olfactory receptor 319 — its product is METGNHSCGTDFTLVGLFQYGHMDTFLFTVISILFAVALIGNITLVLLIRLDRRLHTPMYFFLSQLSIIDMMCISTTVPKMGANFISDTKAISVLGCEIQVFMFMSLAGCEALLLGFMSYDRYIAICQPLHYPVLMSRKICCSMVASAWSSSSINALAHTVYVFQLPFCGSRMVNHFFCEVPSLLPLVCEDTSQYEHMIVMSVLVLVLLPFLAILASYARVLVVVFQMGSGQGQSRAVSTCSSHLTVASLFYVTGLCTYTQPHSLHSPGRDKVVAVLYSIVTPVLNPFIYSLRNKEVIGALRRQMG